A stretch of Perognathus longimembris pacificus isolate PPM17 chromosome 1, ASM2315922v1, whole genome shotgun sequence DNA encodes these proteins:
- the LOC125360476 gene encoding serine/arginine repetitive matrix protein 2-like: protein MRLHLGDEAAAEPRGSASTSRGSLLTLHREEAAAAAGKEEEAVPKPAPAQSPAAAEWPPASPQDPPPRLRRAAHRARRARSEQLRRPHAVVYNGRVERVQPAPLSPTPGLCEHPSSGKSRALSTFQKGTI, encoded by the exons ATGCGCCTGCACCTCGGGGATGAGGCGGCCGCGGAGCCTAGAGGCTCGGCTTCCACCAGCCGAGGCTCCCTACTCACGCTGCACcgcgaggaggcggcggcggcggcggggaaggaggaggaggcggtgCCCAAACCGGCCCCCGCCCAGAGCCCGGCAGCCGCCGAGTGGCCGCCCGCGTCCCCGCAGGACCCGCCTCCTAGGCTCCGCAGAGCCGCACACAGGGCGCGCCGCGCTCGGTCCGAGCAGCTCCGCCGGCCTCACGCCGTCGTCTACAACGGCAGGGTAGAGAGGGTGCAGCCTGCACCGCTTTCCCCTACCCCCGGCCTCTGTGAGCACCCCAG ttctgggaaaTCCAGGGCCTTAAGCACTTTCCAA aaaggaACGATATAA